In Candidatus Methylomirabilis lanthanidiphila, the following are encoded in one genomic region:
- a CDS encoding LexA repressor, with protein sequence MALTDRQRQILNFIANYKARHGAPPTQREIAKHVKIYIRGVQYHLERLERAGHLTRTPKRARAIDLRREQRASLTPLLGRVTAGRPVLSDEHVEASYPLPREWTGSGKTFLLKVHGDSMRDARIFDGDLVLVTAQPEAHPGEIVVAMVEDEVTVKRFQLDGATVILKPENEQFTPIRIENGERVKILGKVIGVFRKL encoded by the coding sequence ATGGCACTGACCGACCGGCAGCGGCAGATCCTGAACTTCATTGCCAACTATAAGGCCCGGCATGGCGCCCCCCCGACGCAGCGCGAGATCGCCAAGCACGTGAAGATTTATATCCGCGGCGTTCAGTATCATCTCGAACGGCTGGAACGGGCCGGCCATCTCACGCGCACGCCCAAGCGGGCTCGGGCCATCGACCTGCGCCGGGAACAACGCGCCTCCCTTACTCCCCTGCTCGGCCGGGTGACGGCCGGTAGACCGGTCCTGTCCGACGAGCACGTCGAGGCCAGCTACCCGCTTCCCCGAGAATGGACCGGTAGCGGAAAGACCTTCCTCCTGAAAGTTCATGGCGACAGCATGCGCGATGCCCGCATCTTTGACGGCGACCTCGTACTGGTGACGGCGCAGCCGGAGGCTCATCCCGGCGAGATCGTCGTAGCCATGGTCGAGGATGAAGTGACGGTTAAACGCTTCCAGCTCGATGGCGCGACGGTCATCCTCAAGCCAGAGAACGAGCAGTTCACGCCCATTCGGATCGAGAACGGAGAGCGCGTCAAGATATTAGGGAAGGTCATCGGCGTCTTTCGAAAGCTGTGA
- a CDS encoding Fis family transcriptional regulator, translated as MSASGTKILIVDDDPDIREVMRDRLKAMRFQVVEASDGEQALALLRMESPTITLLDLMMPKKSGLDVLKAIHDEGLDTTTVVMTAYGTIEKAVEAMRAGAYDFLTKPFSPGHLEVVIGKALEREGLKRQNLLLAGEIRRQEQPIIGHSEKIRNAIEVVRRAAASSSTILLLGETGTGKEVFAKAIHHWSPRRDKPFVVVNCVALSEELLESELFGHERGAFTGAHQRKCGKLELADGGTAFLDEIGDLKPRLQAKLLRVLQEHEFERVGGIKPIRVDLRFVAATNRRLDKLVREGLFREDLFFRLNVVSVSLPPLRERPEDIVPLTNYFLARYSSNLGKRIKEITPDAWELLQCYYWPGNVRELANIIERAVVLSAHDRITSEDLAPGVLTGSADPPTPDVPRSFHEAVTAHKRQLIREALYRSGGNQSKAASALGLQRTYLSRLIKELQVGEKS; from the coding sequence ATGAGCGCATCCGGCACAAAGATCCTGATCGTGGATGATGATCCGGACATCCGGGAGGTGATGCGTGACCGGTTGAAGGCCATGAGATTCCAGGTTGTGGAGGCATCGGACGGTGAACAGGCGCTGGCGCTACTGAGGATGGAGTCGCCGACGATCACCCTCCTGGACCTTATGATGCCGAAGAAGAGCGGCCTCGATGTGCTAAAGGCAATCCACGATGAGGGGCTCGACACGACAACCGTCGTCATGACGGCGTATGGCACCATTGAAAAAGCGGTGGAGGCGATGCGGGCCGGCGCGTACGACTTCCTCACCAAGCCGTTCAGTCCGGGACATCTGGAGGTCGTCATTGGAAAGGCATTGGAGCGGGAGGGACTGAAACGACAGAATCTCTTGCTGGCCGGCGAGATCAGGAGACAAGAGCAGCCGATTATCGGACACAGTGAAAAGATTCGGAATGCCATCGAAGTCGTCAGACGGGCGGCGGCCAGCAGTTCGACGATCCTCCTGCTGGGGGAGACCGGAACCGGAAAAGAGGTATTCGCGAAGGCCATTCACCACTGGAGTCCGCGACGTGACAAGCCTTTCGTCGTCGTCAATTGCGTCGCATTATCTGAAGAACTGCTGGAAAGCGAGCTGTTCGGACACGAGCGCGGCGCCTTTACGGGCGCCCATCAGCGCAAGTGCGGAAAGTTGGAGTTAGCCGACGGGGGCACCGCCTTCCTTGACGAGATCGGCGACCTGAAGCCGCGCCTGCAGGCGAAGCTACTCCGCGTCCTGCAAGAGCACGAGTTTGAGCGGGTCGGCGGGATCAAGCCGATACGGGTCGATCTCCGCTTTGTAGCGGCCACCAACCGACGCCTGGATAAATTGGTCCGCGAGGGGTTGTTCCGAGAGGATCTCTTCTTCCGACTCAATGTTGTCAGCGTCTCGCTTCCACCGCTCCGAGAGCGCCCGGAAGACATCGTCCCGCTGACCAATTACTTCCTGGCCCGATACAGCAGCAACTTGGGCAAGCGAATCAAGGAGATCACGCCTGATGCGTGGGAGTTGCTGCAGTGCTATTACTGGCCGGGTAACGTACGGGAGCTGGCGAACATCATCGAGCGCGCCGTAGTCTTGAGCGCCCACGATCGGATCACATCGGAGGACCTTGCGCCAGGTGTTCTCACCGGTTCAGCCGACCCGCCTACCCCAGACGTTCCTCGCAGTTTCCATGAGGCTGTGACGGCACACAAGCGACAGCTTATCCGGGAAGCCCTCTACCGCTCGGGTGGCAATCAATCGAAGGCCGCAAGCGCCCTCGGCCTGCAGCGTACCTACCTCTCCCGCCTGATCAAGGAGTTACAGGTCGGCGAGAAGAGCTGA
- a CDS encoding Histidine kinase, which produces MNIASSCTPFHAPDTPAVLLDIAQAVSSTLDLRELLKIIAQRTAAACGADVCSIFLCDAPGERMVPMMAQVASGERIDELWEAFTQMGTRKEEEIPAIMATIEQQKPVILDDPATGNLLPIRWIKTFRLKALLSVPLIRHNHVIGVLVLHQMVDGKRFIDAQVALASAIASQVALAIENAKLFQTTQERLRECETLLAVSQSASSTLDLKEALLRVAKEAALAAEADSSGAYLLDSEQGVIRPFAGYNLPEWVQEPFQHTPLALRELPIVHEAFDRRVPVYSSDVPTDPRCEHPAIRTLAFRSCLFAPMIAKEKLIGGLFLVWWEKSHACTPEQLRLMDGVARQAAMAIDHASAYHEIEALNIGLEDKIAQRTRELSEMNQALEASHRRLRELDRAKSDFLLNVSHELRTPLTAIKGSVDNMLDQITGPLSEPQQRYLLRVQANTDQLVRLINDLLDLARIEEGRVQLTPALFSVSGLVGEVLDALRPIATEKGLRLQLIGLEDPLIAYADGDKVTQILMNLIGNAIKFTPNGGQITVTARQVKSADERVEIAVTDTGEGIPTEDLPHIFDKFYQVQLGRQAKAKGTGLGLSIAKSLVELQGGCIWAKSQVGRGSAFVFTLPRRPSATSHKPVTLDNAEQTA; this is translated from the coding sequence ATGAACATTGCGTCCTCCTGCACCCCTTTTCATGCGCCTGACACGCCGGCTGTCTTGCTGGACATTGCGCAGGCGGTCTCCTCCACGCTTGACCTCAGGGAACTGCTGAAGATTATCGCCCAGCGCACCGCGGCGGCGTGCGGGGCCGACGTCTGTTCGATCTTCCTCTGCGATGCGCCGGGCGAACGGATGGTGCCGATGATGGCGCAGGTCGCCTCAGGGGAACGGATAGACGAGCTCTGGGAAGCGTTTACGCAGATGGGGACTCGGAAGGAGGAAGAGATTCCCGCGATTATGGCGACGATCGAACAACAGAAGCCTGTTATCCTTGATGACCCGGCGACCGGCAATTTACTTCCGATCCGATGGATCAAAACATTTCGGCTGAAAGCGCTCCTTTCCGTCCCGCTCATCCGCCACAACCACGTGATCGGCGTCCTCGTCCTGCACCAGATGGTTGATGGTAAGCGTTTTATCGATGCCCAGGTTGCGCTGGCCAGCGCGATCGCCAGCCAGGTTGCCTTGGCCATCGAGAACGCGAAGCTGTTTCAAACGACTCAGGAGCGGCTGCGCGAATGTGAGACGCTGCTGGCCGTCAGTCAATCCGCCAGTTCGACGCTGGACCTGAAGGAAGCCCTTTTACGCGTGGCCAAAGAAGCGGCGCTGGCGGCTGAGGCTGACAGCTCCGGGGCTTACCTACTTGATTCCGAGCAGGGAGTTATCCGACCCTTTGCCGGTTACAACCTCCCGGAGTGGGTGCAGGAACCCTTTCAGCACACTCCTCTCGCCCTGCGGGAATTGCCGATCGTTCACGAGGCGTTCGATCGGCGGGTTCCCGTCTACTCCAGTGACGTCCCGACCGACCCGCGCTGTGAGCATCCCGCCATCCGAACTCTGGCGTTCCGATCCTGCCTCTTCGCACCGATGATTGCCAAAGAGAAGCTGATTGGGGGCCTCTTCCTGGTCTGGTGGGAGAAATCTCACGCCTGCACACCGGAGCAGCTTCGACTTATGGACGGCGTGGCGCGACAGGCCGCCATGGCCATCGATCACGCCTCGGCCTATCACGAGATCGAGGCGCTGAACATCGGTCTGGAGGATAAGATCGCGCAAAGGACCAGGGAGCTGTCAGAGATGAATCAGGCACTGGAGGCGTCGCATCGTCGACTGCGGGAACTGGACCGGGCAAAATCCGATTTCCTGCTTAACGTGTCCCACGAGTTGCGCACCCCGCTGACCGCCATCAAGGGCTCGGTCGACAACATGTTGGACCAGATCACGGGGCCGCTGAGCGAGCCCCAACAACGGTACCTGCTGCGCGTGCAGGCCAATACCGATCAACTCGTTCGGCTGATTAATGATCTGCTTGACTTGGCGCGGATCGAAGAAGGCCGGGTCCAACTCACCCCTGCCCTTTTCTCTGTCTCAGGTCTTGTCGGTGAGGTGCTGGATGCACTTCGACCGATAGCGACGGAAAAGGGTCTGCGACTCCAACTTATCGGTTTGGAGGATCCATTGATCGCCTATGCAGACGGCGACAAGGTGACTCAGATTCTGATGAACCTCATCGGCAATGCCATCAAGTTCACACCGAACGGCGGGCAGATCACAGTGACCGCGCGGCAGGTGAAGAGTGCAGACGAGCGGGTCGAAATTGCCGTAACCGATACCGGCGAAGGGATTCCGACTGAGGACCTACCTCATATCTTTGATAAGTTCTATCAAGTCCAGCTTGGGAGACAGGCGAAGGCGAAAGGGACTGGTCTGGGGCTCTCTATCGCCAAGAGCCTCGTCGAGCTCCAGGGAGGATGCATCTGGGCCAAGAGTCAAGTCGGTCGAGGGAGCGCGTTTGTTTTCACCCTACCACGGCGACCCTCTGCAACGTCCCATAAACCGGTGACCCTTGATAACGCGGAGCAGACCGCATGA